A genome region from Mycobacterium florentinum includes the following:
- a CDS encoding sigma-70 family RNA polymerase sigma factor, whose protein sequence is MSPARCLCRRSSVSAHPARHRRAPVPAQQDFIEQAAPYRGELIAHCYRMLGSVHDAEDLVQETYLRGWRGYQAFEERAALRTWLYRIATTACLRALENRARRVLPAGLGDSSIDPDTDLDGGGAAHQWLEPIPDTRVFATPEDTVTARHSVRLAVMTALQELPARQRAVLILRDVVQFSAAEVAELLDTTPASVNSALQRARARLAEVSPTEDEVAEPGDAKRRELLDRYCAAFESADMAALTELLQTDVKLEMPPLPVWFTGRDTVLEFLAARAFTTPGDIVMVPTAANAQPAVAEYRRASDGVMRAHSIHVITPRADGVAAITVFLDPALFATFDLPSSR, encoded by the coding sequence ATTTCGCCGGCCCGATGTCTCTGTAGAAGGAGTAGCGTTTCGGCCCACCCCGCGAGACATAGGAGAGCGCCGGTGCCGGCTCAGCAGGATTTCATCGAGCAGGCCGCCCCGTATCGCGGCGAGTTGATTGCGCACTGTTACCGGATGCTCGGCTCGGTGCACGACGCCGAAGACCTCGTCCAGGAGACCTATCTGCGCGGCTGGCGTGGTTATCAGGCATTCGAGGAGCGCGCCGCGCTGCGGACCTGGCTGTACCGGATCGCCACCACGGCATGCCTGCGCGCGCTGGAGAACCGCGCCCGCCGCGTGCTGCCGGCCGGCCTGGGCGACAGCTCAATTGACCCGGATACCGACCTCGACGGCGGCGGCGCCGCCCATCAGTGGCTGGAGCCCATCCCCGACACGCGTGTGTTCGCGACGCCGGAAGACACCGTGACGGCGCGGCACAGCGTGCGACTGGCCGTGATGACGGCCCTGCAGGAACTCCCCGCGCGTCAGCGGGCCGTGCTGATTCTGCGTGACGTCGTGCAGTTCAGCGCGGCCGAAGTTGCCGAACTCCTCGACACCACACCCGCCTCGGTCAACAGCGCGCTGCAGCGGGCCCGGGCCCGCCTCGCCGAGGTCTCCCCCACCGAAGACGAGGTGGCCGAGCCCGGCGATGCCAAGCGCCGCGAATTGCTCGACCGCTACTGTGCGGCATTCGAAAGCGCCGATATGGCCGCGCTGACCGAGCTGCTGCAAACGGACGTCAAACTCGAAATGCCGCCGCTGCCGGTGTGGTTCACCGGCCGCGATACCGTGCTGGAATTCCTTGCCGCGCGCGCATTTACAACACCCGGCGACATTGTCATGGTCCCGACCGCCGCGAATGCCCAACCCGCCGTGGCCGAGTACCGCCGCGCCTCCGACGGCGTTATGCGGGCCCATTCGATACACGTCATCACGCCGCGTGCCGATGGCGTTGCCGCCATAACGGTTTTCCTCGACCCGGCCTTGTTCGCGACGTTTGATCTGCCGTCCAGCCGGTAA